In one window of Brassica rapa cultivar Chiifu-401-42 chromosome A07, CAAS_Brap_v3.01, whole genome shotgun sequence DNA:
- the LOC103831562 gene encoding metalloendoproteinase 2-MMP has product MRFCVFGFLSLFLIVSPVSAWFFPNSSAIPPSLRNTTHVFWDAFSNFTGCHHGQNVDGLFRIKKYFQRFGYIPETYTGNFTDDFDDILKNAVELYQKNFRLNVTGELDALTIKHIVVPRCGNPDVVNGTSLMHNGRRKTFEVNFSPGGKVPRLHTVKHYTLFPGEPRWPRDRRDLTYAFDPRNPLTDEVKGVFARAFGRWSEVTALNFTNIESFTTSDITIGFYTGDHGDGEPFDGVLGTLAHAFSPPSGKFHLDADENWVVSGDLDSFLSVTAAVDLESVAVHEIGHLLGLGHSSVEESIMYPTITTGKRKVDLTSDDVEGIQYLYGANPNFNGTSPPAATTRERDTGSFGAAARIDGSSSLSLFLSTVGLFLWILP; this is encoded by the coding sequence ATGAGGTTTTGCGTTTTCGGGTTTCTATCGTTATTCCTAATCGTTTCTCCCGTCTCCGCCTGGTTCTTCCCCAACTCCAGCGCCATTCCACCCTCTCTACGTAACACCACACACGTTTTCTGGGACGCCTTCTCCAATTTCACCGGCTGCCACCACGGCCAAAACGTGGACGGCCTCTTCCGCATAAAAAAATACTTCCAACGTTTTGGTTACATCCCGGAGACATATACAGGCAACTTCACAGATGATTTCGACGACATCTTAAAAAACGCCGTTGAACTTTACCAAAAGAATTTCCGGTTAAACGTAACCGGAGAGCTCGACGCGTTAACCATTAAACACATCGTGGTTCCGCGTTGCGGCAACCCGGACGTGGTCAACGGTACGTCGCTGATGCACAACGGGAGAAGAAAGACGTTCGAAGTCAACTTCTCCCCAGGAGGCAAGGTACCTCGTTTGCACACGGTCAAACACTACACGCTTTTCCCCGGAGAGCCACGGTGGCCGAGAGACCGCCGCGACTTGACCTACGCTTTCGACCCGAGAAACCCCTTGACCGACGAGGTCAAGGGCGTGTTCGCGCGCGCGTTCGGACGTTGGTCGGAGGTTACGGCTTTAAACTTCACGAACATCGAGTCTTTCACGACCTCCGACATCACGATCGGATTCTACACCGGCGACCACGGCGACGGGGAGCCTTTCGACGGCGTGTTGGGCACGCTGGCTCACGCTTTCTCGCCTCCGAGCGGGAAGTTCCATCTCGACGCTGACGAGAACTGGGTTGTCTCCGGAGACCTCGACAGTTTCCTCTCCGTGACGGCGGCGGTTGATCTTGAGTCGGTGGCGGTTCACGAGATCGGTCATCTTCTTGGTTTGGGACATTCCTCTGTGGAGGAGTCGATCATGTATCCGACGATCACGACGGGGAAACGTAAAGTTGACTTGACGAGTGATGACGTGGAAGGGATCCAGTACTTGTACGGTGCTAATCCTAATTTTAACGGCACGTCTCCGCCGGCCGCCACCACTCGGGAACGAGATACTGGTAGCTTTGGTGCCGCCGCGAGAATCGACGGTTCATCGAGTTTAAGTCTTTTCTTATCAACCGTCGGATTGTTCTTGTGGATATTACCCTAG
- the LOC103831561 gene encoding uncharacterized protein LOC103831561 isoform X1 — translation MSLTRNLIYLLLLLLGLAFSVDLGQSLKVPFSVNDVLPMLPRQVSWPVLNSFHSAVDLLPVFVGSVTPNNNASLEWKGACFKGNEARLDITVSDRDEPGLGGGLLHLKTSEAHSLTCMDLYVFATPYRITWDYYFSARVHTLSFGSWEETAELDYVKEHGVSVFLMPSGMLGTLLSLIDVLPLFSNTGWGQNANLAFLTKHMGATFEKRPQPWRSVINPEDVRSGDFLAVSKIRGRWGGFETLEKWVTGAFAGHTAVCLKDDVGRLWVGESGHENEKGEEIIVVIPWDEWWELTLKDSSNPQVALLPLHPDVRAKFNNTAAWEYARSMLGKPYGYHNMIFSWIDTLADNYPPPLDAHLVISVMSMWTRVQPAYAANMWNEALNKRLGTEELDLYGILEETARRGMSFDELLTIPEQDEWVYSDGKSTTCVAFILAMYKAAGVFGPLADHIQVTEFTIRDAYTLRLFEDNQTRLPSWCNTEKGKLEFCQILGEFRMELPGYNTIEPYPNMNENCPSLPPDYERPSKC, via the exons ATGTCTCTAACTCGAAACCTCAtataccttcttcttcttcttctagggTTAGCTTTTTCCGTTGACCTGGGTCAATCCCTAAAAGTCCCCTTCAGCGTCAACGATGTCCTCCCGATGCTGCCACGTCAAGTCTCGTGGCCCGTCCTGAACAGCTTCCACAGCGCCGTGGATTTGCTGCCGGTCTTCGTCGGGTCCGTTACTCCGAACAACAACGCGTCTCTTGAGTGGAAAGGCGCTTGCTTTAAAGGCAACGAGGCTCGTCTCGACATCACCGTTAGCGATCGAGATGAGCCTGGTCTTGGAGGTGGCCTTCTCCATCTcaag ACGTCTGAGGCACATAGCTTAACGTGTATGGACCTTTATGTCTTCGCAACGCCGTATAGGATCACATGGGATTACTATTTCTCTGCCAGAGTTCATACTTTGAGCTTTGGCTCTTGGGAAGAAACAGCTGAGTTGGATTAT GTGAAGGAGCATGGAGTTTCAGTGTTTCTTATGCCGTCAGGGATGCTAGGGACGTTGCTTTCTTTGATCGATGTGTTGCCTCTCTTCTCCAACACGGGCTGGGGGCAGAACGCGAACTTGGCTTTCTTGACGAAGCATATGGGCGCCACGTTCGAGAAGCGGCCTCAGCCTTGGCGGTCTGTGATCAATCCGGAAGATGTGCGTTCCGGAGATTTCTTGGCGGTGTCGAAGATTAGAGGAAGGTGGGGTGGGTTTGAGACTTTGGAGAAATGGGTGACTGGCGCTTTTGCTGGTCACACTGCTGTTTGTTTGAAGGATGATGTGGGGAGGCTTTGGGTTGGTGAATCTGGTCATGAGAACGAGAAGGGTGAAGAGATCATTGTTGTGATTCCTTGGGATGAATGGTGGGAACTAACGTTGAAGGATAGTTCAAATCCGCAAGTGGCTTTGCTTCCTTTGCATCCTGATGTACGAGCAAAGTTTAATAATACTGCTGCGTGGGAGTATGCACGGAGCATGTTGGGAAAGCCTTATGGATATCACAACATGATTTTTAGCTGGATCGATACTCTTGCCGATAACTACCCTCCTCCCCTTGATGCTCACTTGGTTATTTCTGTCATGTCTATGTGGACTCGTGTACAACCTGCATATGCTGCTAATATGTGGAACGAGGCACTCAATAAACGGCTCGGTACTGAG GAGCTGGATTTGTATGGGATTCTTGAAGAAACAGCGAGGCGTGGAATGTCTTTTGATGAGCTACTCACCATCCCTGAACAGGATGAGTGGGTATACAGCGACGGGAAGTCAACAACATGCGTTGCTTTCATCCTTGCTATGTACAAAGCTGCTGGTGTGTTTGGTCCTCTCGCTGATCATATTCAAGTCACTGAATTCACT ATTCGAGATGCGTATACTCTGAGGTTGTTTGAGGATAATCAGACGAGGCTACCGAGTTGGTGTAACACGGAGAAAGGGAAGCTTGAGTTCTGTCAGATTCTGGGTGAATTCAGAATGGAGTTACCTGGTTATAATACCATTGAACCTTATCCAAACATGAACGAGAATTGCCCTTCTTTGCCTCCTGATTATGAGAGGCCTTCTAAGTGTTAG
- the LOC103832245 gene encoding cyclin-D1-1 isoform X2: MDLFCGESSSGESTAEFSSEEVESWPDDSIASCIEDERHFVPGLDYLSRFHSQSLDASAREESVTWILKVQAYYSFQPLTAYLAVNYMDRFLYARRLPETSGWPMQLLAVACLSLAAKMEEVLVPSLFDFQVEGVKYIFEAKTIQRMELLVLDVLDWRLRSVTPFSFLSFFAYKIDPLGTSLGFFRSHATEIILSNIKEASFLEYKPSSIAAAAILCVANELPSLSSAANPHDSPETWCDGLSKEKIVRCYKLMKAMAIENNRRNSPRVIAKLRVSVRAASTLMRPSDESSSSSSSPSKRRKLSDYSWIPNEKKVKKYI; the protein is encoded by the exons ATGGATTTGTTCTGCGGAGAGTCTTCCTCCGGCGAATCAACGGCTGAGTTCTCGTCGGAGGAGGTTGAATCATGGCCTGATGATTCAATCGCGAGCTGTATCGAGGACGAGAGGCACTTCGTTCCAGGACTTGACTATCTCTCTAGGTTCCACTCTCAATCTCTCGACGCTTCCGCTAGAGAAGAGTCTGTCACGTGGATACTCAAG GTACAAGCGTATTACAGCTTTCAGCCTTTGACGGCGTACCTCGCCGTTAACTATATGGATCGGTTTCTCTACGCTCGCCGATTACCG GAAACGAGTGGTTGGCCAATGCAACTTTTAGCAGTGGCATGCTTGTCTCTAGCTGCCAAGATGGAGGAAGTTCTCGTTCCTTCTCTTTTCGATTTCCAG GTTGAAGGAGTGAAGTATATATTTGAAGCAAAGACGATACAAAGAATGGAACTTCTTGTTCTGGATGTGTTGGATTGGAGACTAAGATCTGTTACACCCTTCAGCTTCCTCAGCTTCTTCGCTTACAAGATCGATCCCTTAGGAACCTCTCTCGGGTTCTTTCGCTCCCATGCCACCGAGATTATACTCTCCAACATTAAAG AAGCGAGCTTTCTTGAGTATAAGCCATCGAGCATAGCTGCAGCTGCGATTCTCTGTGTAGCCAACGAGCTCCCTTCTCTATCCTCTGCTGCAAATCCCCACGATAGCCCTGAGACTTGGTGTGACGGATTAAGCAAA GAAAAGATCGTGAGATGCTACAAGCTGATGAAAGCAATGGCGATAGAGAATAATCGGAGAAATTCACCAAGAGTGATAGCAAAGCTTAGAGTGAGCGTAAGAGCAGCATCCACGTTGATGAGGCCAAGTGAtgaatcctcctcctcctcatcttcTCCATCTAAAAGGAGGAAACTAAGTGACTACTCATGG ATTCCCAATGAgaagaaagtaaaaaaatatatatga
- the LOC103831561 gene encoding uncharacterized protein LOC103831561 isoform X2: protein MSLTRNLIYLLLLLLGLAFSVDLGQSLKVPFSVNDVLPMLPRQVSWPVLNSFHSAVDLLPVFVGSVTPNNNASLEWKGACFKGNEARLDITVSDRDEPGLGGGLLHLKTSEAHSLTCMDLYVFATPYRITWDYYFSARVHTLSFGSWEETAELDYVKEHGVSVFLMPSGMLGTLLSLIDVLPLFSNTGWGQNANLAFLTKHMGATFEKRPQPWRSVINPEDVRSGDFLAVSKIRGRWGGFETLEKWVTGAFAGHTAVCLKDDVGRLWVGESGHENEKGEEIIVVIPWDEWWELTLKDSSNPQVALLPLHPDVRAKFNNTAAWEYARSMLGKPYGYHNMIFSWIDTLADNYPPPLDAHLVISVMSMWTRVQPAYAANMWNEALNKRLGTEELDLYGILEETARRGMSFDELLTIPEQDEWVYSDGKSTTCVAFILAMYKAADSRCVYSEVV from the exons ATGTCTCTAACTCGAAACCTCAtataccttcttcttcttcttctagggTTAGCTTTTTCCGTTGACCTGGGTCAATCCCTAAAAGTCCCCTTCAGCGTCAACGATGTCCTCCCGATGCTGCCACGTCAAGTCTCGTGGCCCGTCCTGAACAGCTTCCACAGCGCCGTGGATTTGCTGCCGGTCTTCGTCGGGTCCGTTACTCCGAACAACAACGCGTCTCTTGAGTGGAAAGGCGCTTGCTTTAAAGGCAACGAGGCTCGTCTCGACATCACCGTTAGCGATCGAGATGAGCCTGGTCTTGGAGGTGGCCTTCTCCATCTcaag ACGTCTGAGGCACATAGCTTAACGTGTATGGACCTTTATGTCTTCGCAACGCCGTATAGGATCACATGGGATTACTATTTCTCTGCCAGAGTTCATACTTTGAGCTTTGGCTCTTGGGAAGAAACAGCTGAGTTGGATTAT GTGAAGGAGCATGGAGTTTCAGTGTTTCTTATGCCGTCAGGGATGCTAGGGACGTTGCTTTCTTTGATCGATGTGTTGCCTCTCTTCTCCAACACGGGCTGGGGGCAGAACGCGAACTTGGCTTTCTTGACGAAGCATATGGGCGCCACGTTCGAGAAGCGGCCTCAGCCTTGGCGGTCTGTGATCAATCCGGAAGATGTGCGTTCCGGAGATTTCTTGGCGGTGTCGAAGATTAGAGGAAGGTGGGGTGGGTTTGAGACTTTGGAGAAATGGGTGACTGGCGCTTTTGCTGGTCACACTGCTGTTTGTTTGAAGGATGATGTGGGGAGGCTTTGGGTTGGTGAATCTGGTCATGAGAACGAGAAGGGTGAAGAGATCATTGTTGTGATTCCTTGGGATGAATGGTGGGAACTAACGTTGAAGGATAGTTCAAATCCGCAAGTGGCTTTGCTTCCTTTGCATCCTGATGTACGAGCAAAGTTTAATAATACTGCTGCGTGGGAGTATGCACGGAGCATGTTGGGAAAGCCTTATGGATATCACAACATGATTTTTAGCTGGATCGATACTCTTGCCGATAACTACCCTCCTCCCCTTGATGCTCACTTGGTTATTTCTGTCATGTCTATGTGGACTCGTGTACAACCTGCATATGCTGCTAATATGTGGAACGAGGCACTCAATAAACGGCTCGGTACTGAG GAGCTGGATTTGTATGGGATTCTTGAAGAAACAGCGAGGCGTGGAATGTCTTTTGATGAGCTACTCACCATCCCTGAACAGGATGAGTGGGTATACAGCGACGGGAAGTCAACAACATGCGTTGCTTTCATCCTTGCTATGTACAAAGCTGCTG ATTCGAGATGCGTATACTCTGAGGTTGTTTGA
- the LOC103831559 gene encoding formin-like protein 8 — translation MAAMLHQPWPFPLQVTILLFLCVVVLPYHSFSQSDSPQNIETFYPTAELSPVPPPINPSTPSSPPSNQSSSSDRGTITKAVLITAASTVVLAAAFFFFLQKCVIARRRRRRENRINVQNTLPPYPPTTTTVAATETLAREGFTRFGGVKGLILDENGLDVLYWRNLQSQRQRRSGSFRKEIVVAGGEEGGSEEKEVIYYKNKKKMEQVTEVPLLRGRSSTSHSIIHNDSYELESPPPPPPPPSIPAKKTVPAPSPPPKKGPSPPPPPIPVNKTAPPPPPPPSPPPTPMKKTAPAPPPPRPSPSPPPPPPVKKAAALSSSGSRPPPAPRGSSGGESSRGGGSGQVKLKPLHWDKVNPDSDHSMVWDKIDRGSFSFDGDLMEALFGYVAVGKKSPEHDKQKSNSPTKIFILDPRKSQNSAIVLKSLGMTREELVEALVEGHDFVPETLERLARIAPTKEEQSAILEFDGGDAGKLADAEAFLFHLLKAVPTAFTRLNAFLFRANYYPEIAHHGRSLQTLDLACKELRSRGLFVKLLEAILKAGNRMNAGTARGNAQAFNLTALLKLSDVKSVDGKTTLLNFVVEEVVRSEGKRCVLNRRSNSLTRSNSNRSSSSSSSNNAPQAMSKEEQEKEFLKLGLPIVGGLSSEFSNVKKAASVDYDTIVATCSALAVRAKDARKVIAQCEGGRFVEKMMTFLDSVEEEVKTAREEERKVMELVKRTTEYYQAGASVKGKNPLHLFVIVRDFLAMVDKVCLDIMRNVQRRKVTSSSESTSTQRNAVKFPVLPPNFMSDRSRSDSGESDSDM, via the coding sequence ATGGCTGCCATGTTACACCAGCCATGGCCGTTTCCTCTACAAGTAACCATACTTCTCTTCCTATGCGTCGTCGTTTTACCGTATCATTCCTTTTCACAATCAGATTCGCCTCAAAACATCGAGACTTTCTACCCAACCGCCGAACTCTCCCCGGTTCCTCCGCCGATAAACCCTTCTACCCCCTCATCTCCGCCGTCTAATCAATCATCGTCGTCAGATAGAGGAACGATCACCAAGGCCGTCCTCATAACGGCAGCGAGCACCGTAGTTCTCGCTGCAgcgttcttcttcttcctccagaaATGCGTCATCGCGCGGCGAAGGCGACGGAGAGAGAACAGAATCAACGTCCAGAACACTTTACCTCCGTATCCTCCGACAACGACGACGGTGGCGGCGACGGAGACTTTGGCTAGAGAAGGTTTCACGCGGTTTGGAGGTGTGAAAGGTCTGATCCTCGACGAGAACGGCCTCGATGTGTTGTACTGGAGGAATCTTCAGAGCCAGAGGCAGAGAAGAAGCGGAAGTTTCCGGAAGGAGATCGTCGTGGCCGGAGGAGAAGAAGGTGGTAGTGAAGAGAAAGAAGTGATTTAttacaagaacaagaagaagatggagcAGGTCACGGAGGTTCCTCTCCTCAGAGGAAGATCATCCACTTCTCACAGTATAATCCATAACGATTCCTACGAGTTGGAATCGccgccgccaccaccaccaccgccgtCAATTCCGGCGAAGAAAACTGTCCCAGCACCGTCGCCTCCGCCTAAGAAGGGTCCTTCGCCACCGCCACCACCAATTCCGGTGAATAAAACTGCACCACCACCGCCGCCTCCGCCGTCGCCACCGCCAACTCCGATGAAGAAAACTGCACCAGCACCGCCGCCTCCGCGTCCTTCACCTTCGCCGCCACCACCTCCGCCGGTGAAAAAGGCGGCGGCTTTGTCGTCATCGGGATCAAGACCACCGCCGGCGCCGAGAGGATCAAGCGGAGGAGAGAGCTCAAGAGGTGGTGGAAGTGGTCAGGTGAAGCTAAAGCCACTACATTGGGATAAAGTGAACCCTGACTCCGATCACTCTATGGTGTGGGACAAGATCGATCGCGGCTCGTTCAGTTTCGACGGAGATTTAATGGAAGCTCTGTTCGGTTACGTCGCTGTCGGAAAGAAATCGCCAGAACACGACAAACAAAAGTCAAACTCCCCGACCAAAATATTCATCCTCGATCCAAGAAAGTCTCAGAACTCAGCGATCGTGCTCAAGTCCCTAGGCATGACGCGCGAAGAGCTCGTGGAAGCACTCGTCGAAGGACACGACTTCGTACCGGAGACGCTCGAGAGGCTAGCGAGAATAGCTCCGACGAAAGAGGAGCAATCAGCGATCCTCGAGTTCGACGGCGGCGACGCGGGGAAACTCGCAGACGCGGAAGCGTTCCTGTTTCATCTCCTCAAAGCGGTGCCAACCGCGTTTACGCGGCTAAACGCGTTTCTCTTCAGGGCGAATTATTATCCAGAGATCGCTCACCACGGCAGATCGCTCCAAACGCTGGATTTAGCGTGTAAAGAGCTGAGGTCTCGCGGTTTGTTCGTGAAGCTTTTGGAGGCGATTCTAAAAGCTGGTAACAGGATGAACGCGGGAACCGCGAGAGGAAACGCTCAGGCGTTTAATCTAACCGCGCTTTTGAAACTCTCGGACGTGAAGAGCGTTGATGGGAAGACGACTCTGCTTAACTTCGTGGTGGAGGAAGTGGTAAGATCGGAAGGAAAACGCTGCGTTTTGAATAGAAGGAGCAATAGCTTAACACGAAGCAACAGTAACAGAAGTAGTAGTAGCAGTAGTAGTAACAACGCTCCTCAAGCCATGTCTAAAGAAGAGCAAGAGAAAGAGTTCTTGAAGCTTGGTCTACCTATTGTCGGAGGATTAAGCTCTGAGTTTTCAAACGTGAAGAAAGCTGCGAGTGTAGATTACGACACTATTGTTGCGACTTGCTCGGCTCTTGCGGTAAGAGCGAAAGACGCGAGGAAGGTGATCGCACAGTGTGAAGGAGGGAGGTTTGTTGAGAAGATGATGACGTTTCTTGATTCAGTAGAGGAAGAAGTGAAGACGgcgagagaagaagagaggaaagtaatggagctTGTGAAGCGGACAACGGAGTATTATCAAGCAGGAGCTAGTGTTAAAGGAAAGAACCCTCTTCATCTGTTTGTTATTGTGAGAGATTTTCTGGCCATGGTTGATAAAGTATGCTTAGATATTATGAGGAATGTGCAGAGGAGGAAGGTAACTAGTTCTTCCGAGTCCACTTCCACGCAGAGGAATGCTGTGAAGTTTCCGGTTTTGCCTCCAAATTTCATGTCGGACAGGTCTAGGAGTGACTCCGGTGAATCGGATTCTGATATGTGA
- the LOC103832245 gene encoding cyclin-D1-1 isoform X1 has protein sequence MDLFCGESSSGESTAEFSSEEVESWPDDSIASCIEDERHFVPGLDYLSRFHSQSLDASAREESVTWILKVQAYYSFQPLTAYLAVNYMDRFLYARRLPETSGWPMQLLAVACLSLAAKMEEVLVPSLFDFQVEGVKYIFEAKTIQRMELLVLDVLDWRLRSVTPFSFLSFFAYKIDPLGTSLGFFRSHATEIILSNIKEASFLEYKPSSIAAAAILCVANELPSLSSAANPHDSPETWCDGLSKEKIVRCYKLMKAMAIENNRRNSPRVIAKLRVSVRAASTLMRPSDESSSSSSSPSKRRKLSDYSWTLLIARRTREIR, from the exons ATGGATTTGTTCTGCGGAGAGTCTTCCTCCGGCGAATCAACGGCTGAGTTCTCGTCGGAGGAGGTTGAATCATGGCCTGATGATTCAATCGCGAGCTGTATCGAGGACGAGAGGCACTTCGTTCCAGGACTTGACTATCTCTCTAGGTTCCACTCTCAATCTCTCGACGCTTCCGCTAGAGAAGAGTCTGTCACGTGGATACTCAAG GTACAAGCGTATTACAGCTTTCAGCCTTTGACGGCGTACCTCGCCGTTAACTATATGGATCGGTTTCTCTACGCTCGCCGATTACCG GAAACGAGTGGTTGGCCAATGCAACTTTTAGCAGTGGCATGCTTGTCTCTAGCTGCCAAGATGGAGGAAGTTCTCGTTCCTTCTCTTTTCGATTTCCAG GTTGAAGGAGTGAAGTATATATTTGAAGCAAAGACGATACAAAGAATGGAACTTCTTGTTCTGGATGTGTTGGATTGGAGACTAAGATCTGTTACACCCTTCAGCTTCCTCAGCTTCTTCGCTTACAAGATCGATCCCTTAGGAACCTCTCTCGGGTTCTTTCGCTCCCATGCCACCGAGATTATACTCTCCAACATTAAAG AAGCGAGCTTTCTTGAGTATAAGCCATCGAGCATAGCTGCAGCTGCGATTCTCTGTGTAGCCAACGAGCTCCCTTCTCTATCCTCTGCTGCAAATCCCCACGATAGCCCTGAGACTTGGTGTGACGGATTAAGCAAA GAAAAGATCGTGAGATGCTACAAGCTGATGAAAGCAATGGCGATAGAGAATAATCGGAGAAATTCACCAAGAGTGATAGCAAAGCTTAGAGTGAGCGTAAGAGCAGCATCCACGTTGATGAGGCCAAGTGAtgaatcctcctcctcctcatcttcTCCATCTAAAAGGAGGAAACTAAGTGACTACTCATGG ACATTGTTAATAGCGAGAAGAACGCGAGAGATAAGATAA
- the LOC103831560 gene encoding zinc finger MYND domain-containing protein 15 isoform X1, whose amino-acid sequence MECAARGFATRCVGRPTRRCGNCGAVAYCSVSHQILFLVLQSSHWRYHKEECERLEEQMRRVDLLNEFPFTFTEEATVQISQKEESRCSFLTKRGLHHAGMWMFECKCGSSSVTFSAYDRFRNEGWHLPSSSCPCRGPLSPVTSQLCSWKDYYEWRQIPLDSPVALLLHWPLTIYHAVQAIGIENLTPRISDELRIHYLGPQKELGQVGVFAELRALFPGLRIHLQLVGPDVPQHVDGEIISLCGYATCMEEEECDCKCSSQILEHNNKSSESSAVSLQLYRGFYHDRYSDIAKDSPPPHIVIAPNAGIAAYPSWLPTIELIKGMKVPAVFSDYCEEACHLAACCIRTITGQPLSLPIGLNPFRQPMMVEDSSLFIPCYSNCFIFAI is encoded by the exons ATGGAGTGTGCTGCGCGTGGCTTCGCGACGCGGTGCGTTGGCCGACCGACGAGGAGGTGTGGCAATTGTGGCGCCGTGGCGTATTGCTCCGTCTCTCACCAG ATcttgtttttggttttgcagAGTTCGCATTGGAGGTATCACAAGGAAGAGTGCGAGAGACTAGAAGAGCAAATGCGTCGTGTTGATCTTTTAAACGAGTTTCCATTTACATTCACAGAAGAAGCTACAGTCCAG ATTAGTCAGAAGGAAGAGAGCAGGTGCTCCTTCCTCACCAAAAGGGGATTACATCATGCTGGAATGTGGATGTTTGAGTGCAAATGTGGCTCCTCCTCTGTTACTTTCTCGGCTTATGATAGGTTTAGAAATGAAGGTTGGCATCTGCCAAGCTCTTCTTGTCCATGCCGTG GCCCTTTGTCTCCAGTAACAAGCCAGCTATGTAGTTGGAAGGATTATTACGAGTGGAGACAGATACCTCTTGATTctcctgttgctcttcttctccacTGG CCACTTACAATATATCATGCAGTCCAAGCCATTGGGATTGAAAACTTGACTCCCCGGATAAGTGATGAACTTCGTATACATTATCTTG GCCCTCAGAAGGAGCTTGGTCAAGTTGGAGTCTTTGCTGAGCTGCGAGCGCTCTTCCCTGGTCTGCGCATTCACTTACAACTGGTTGGACCTGATGTTCCACAACATGT GGATGGAGAGATAATCTCCCTCTGCGGCTATGCTACTTgcatggaagaagaagaatgtgatTGTAAATGTTCAAGTCAAATTCTCGAACACAATAACAAATCGTCTGAGTCTTCAGCTGTGTCGTTACAGCTTTATCGAGGGTTTTATCATGATCGTTACAGTGACATAGCAAAG GATTCACCTCCTCCTCACATAGTGATTGCTCCAAACGCAGGCATCGCAGCATATCCGAGCTGGTTGCCAACTATT GAACTAATAAAAGGGATGAAAGTCCCAGCTGTGTTTTCTGATTACTGTGAAGAAGCTTGTCATCTTGCGGCTTGTTGCATTAGAACCATCACAGGGCAACCTCTCTCGTTACCT ATTGGGTTAAACCCATTCAGACAGCCAATGATGGTAGAAGATAGTTCTCTGTTTATCCCTTGCTACTCAAACTGCTTCATCTTCGCAATCTAA
- the LOC103831560 gene encoding zinc finger MYND domain-containing protein 15 isoform X2, whose protein sequence is MECAARGFATRCVGRPTRRCGNCGAVAYCSVSHQSSHWRYHKEECERLEEQMRRVDLLNEFPFTFTEEATVQISQKEESRCSFLTKRGLHHAGMWMFECKCGSSSVTFSAYDRFRNEGWHLPSSSCPCRGPLSPVTSQLCSWKDYYEWRQIPLDSPVALLLHWPLTIYHAVQAIGIENLTPRISDELRIHYLGPQKELGQVGVFAELRALFPGLRIHLQLVGPDVPQHVDGEIISLCGYATCMEEEECDCKCSSQILEHNNKSSESSAVSLQLYRGFYHDRYSDIAKDSPPPHIVIAPNAGIAAYPSWLPTIELIKGMKVPAVFSDYCEEACHLAACCIRTITGQPLSLPIGLNPFRQPMMVEDSSLFIPCYSNCFIFAI, encoded by the exons ATGGAGTGTGCTGCGCGTGGCTTCGCGACGCGGTGCGTTGGCCGACCGACGAGGAGGTGTGGCAATTGTGGCGCCGTGGCGTATTGCTCCGTCTCTCACCAG AGTTCGCATTGGAGGTATCACAAGGAAGAGTGCGAGAGACTAGAAGAGCAAATGCGTCGTGTTGATCTTTTAAACGAGTTTCCATTTACATTCACAGAAGAAGCTACAGTCCAG ATTAGTCAGAAGGAAGAGAGCAGGTGCTCCTTCCTCACCAAAAGGGGATTACATCATGCTGGAATGTGGATGTTTGAGTGCAAATGTGGCTCCTCCTCTGTTACTTTCTCGGCTTATGATAGGTTTAGAAATGAAGGTTGGCATCTGCCAAGCTCTTCTTGTCCATGCCGTG GCCCTTTGTCTCCAGTAACAAGCCAGCTATGTAGTTGGAAGGATTATTACGAGTGGAGACAGATACCTCTTGATTctcctgttgctcttcttctccacTGG CCACTTACAATATATCATGCAGTCCAAGCCATTGGGATTGAAAACTTGACTCCCCGGATAAGTGATGAACTTCGTATACATTATCTTG GCCCTCAGAAGGAGCTTGGTCAAGTTGGAGTCTTTGCTGAGCTGCGAGCGCTCTTCCCTGGTCTGCGCATTCACTTACAACTGGTTGGACCTGATGTTCCACAACATGT GGATGGAGAGATAATCTCCCTCTGCGGCTATGCTACTTgcatggaagaagaagaatgtgatTGTAAATGTTCAAGTCAAATTCTCGAACACAATAACAAATCGTCTGAGTCTTCAGCTGTGTCGTTACAGCTTTATCGAGGGTTTTATCATGATCGTTACAGTGACATAGCAAAG GATTCACCTCCTCCTCACATAGTGATTGCTCCAAACGCAGGCATCGCAGCATATCCGAGCTGGTTGCCAACTATT GAACTAATAAAAGGGATGAAAGTCCCAGCTGTGTTTTCTGATTACTGTGAAGAAGCTTGTCATCTTGCGGCTTGTTGCATTAGAACCATCACAGGGCAACCTCTCTCGTTACCT ATTGGGTTAAACCCATTCAGACAGCCAATGATGGTAGAAGATAGTTCTCTGTTTATCCCTTGCTACTCAAACTGCTTCATCTTCGCAATCTAA